One part of the Vibrio ponticus genome encodes these proteins:
- a CDS encoding TonB-dependent receptor plug domain-containing protein: MKPAAALLFGLFSASSVFANDDIPQQEIIVKDKVEAPLTSKQTLNAEDINKRPTGDGNITDLLKTNPAVQFSNSGNNSLNQGEIKPSDISIHGSTAYQNSFTLDGMSINNDIDPADNGLGVTNSNLSSDEQGFYLDSRLIESVTVYDANVPVEFGGFTGGVVETKSRSWQGESSANVYYRQTDSSWNKTIVDDKLNFDSSGNDISNPARFQPDYKKRSYGVSVETGITDDLGFVASVSRRESSIPMANAGGRSVVLENNKLSGFEYQDSIKDQTRVSDNIFTKFTWYATPRTTANLSVALSQYESELFMNGVANSDYTEEHNGLATTLQVEHMLDAGVLDVSLGYQAMEDVRDSEQDYFVQLEDFSDWQNPVTYASGGPGDLRTEQNNTSLKGKMTFNPKRLGDTTHQFVVGGETTRTTAKYIRDETYFRNGYRGTWDTMEWLNYSDQVDAFFAGTYTTNYTNSAIFAEDTIEIHNFTLRTGLRFERDDFVKNNNLAPRVTASWDVLGDGDTVFTAGANRYYGRSMLTYALYEGQNAGLKHCYMMCNPNSEHQDSWTTTSDYEGMSDLKTPYNDELSLGVQQMWRNSIWALNYVHRLGKDEVRSRPKYPGTNDPNEARIRTFDNGGETTHDSVSLTVRNRLPVVIESVRNQLSASLVWQQTQSNTPSDMGYAFFDPNTNLDYDKVWYDGKIINAADLPSTDFNSPLRANVEWIAELPQYGTTIYNLWQWQQGRAQATRHENDYAVDPSTGKQVLKYQRVDFEDTFRWDVKAEWKPSFAYGAAISAEITNLLNNENATDSFVHQGEVYRVYEAGRQFWLQASYDY, from the coding sequence ATGAAACCCGCAGCCGCTCTCTTATTTGGGCTATTTTCCGCGTCTAGCGTCTTTGCTAATGACGACATTCCTCAGCAAGAAATTATCGTCAAAGATAAAGTTGAGGCACCATTAACCAGTAAACAAACTCTTAATGCTGAAGATATTAATAAGAGACCGACTGGCGATGGAAATATCACCGACTTATTGAAAACAAATCCAGCGGTTCAATTCTCAAATAGTGGGAATAATAGTCTGAATCAAGGTGAAATTAAGCCATCTGATATTTCGATTCACGGCTCTACCGCTTATCAAAACTCATTCACATTAGATGGGATGAGCATCAATAATGATATCGATCCTGCTGACAATGGTTTAGGTGTCACTAACTCAAACCTCTCCTCTGACGAACAAGGCTTTTATCTTGATAGCCGCTTAATTGAGAGCGTGACGGTTTATGATGCCAACGTGCCGGTTGAGTTTGGTGGCTTTACTGGTGGTGTGGTTGAAACCAAAAGCCGCAGTTGGCAAGGTGAGAGCTCAGCCAATGTTTATTATCGACAAACCGACTCTTCTTGGAACAAAACTATCGTCGATGACAAACTGAACTTTGACTCTAGTGGCAACGATATTAGCAACCCTGCGCGTTTCCAGCCGGACTACAAAAAACGCAGCTACGGTGTTTCTGTAGAAACCGGGATCACCGATGATCTCGGCTTTGTCGCTTCTGTCTCTCGTCGAGAATCCTCAATTCCGATGGCAAATGCCGGCGGTCGTAGCGTGGTACTCGAAAACAATAAACTCAGCGGCTTCGAATACCAAGACAGCATCAAAGATCAGACCCGCGTTTCGGACAACATTTTCACTAAATTTACTTGGTACGCAACGCCTCGAACCACAGCAAACCTTAGTGTCGCACTTTCTCAGTACGAGTCTGAACTCTTTATGAATGGTGTCGCTAACTCAGACTACACCGAAGAGCACAATGGTCTTGCTACCACACTGCAAGTCGAACACATGTTAGATGCCGGTGTACTGGACGTATCCCTTGGTTATCAAGCCATGGAAGATGTTCGCGATAGCGAACAAGACTACTTTGTGCAATTAGAGGACTTCTCAGATTGGCAAAACCCCGTAACTTACGCCTCTGGCGGACCGGGCGATCTGCGCACAGAACAAAACAATACCAGCCTTAAAGGCAAAATGACCTTTAACCCTAAACGTCTCGGTGATACTACACATCAATTTGTGGTAGGTGGTGAAACGACCCGTACTACGGCGAAATACATCCGTGATGAGACCTACTTTAGAAATGGTTACCGTGGCACTTGGGATACAATGGAATGGCTCAACTATTCCGATCAAGTCGATGCCTTCTTCGCTGGCACCTACACCACCAATTACACTAATAGCGCCATTTTCGCCGAAGATACTATCGAAATTCACAACTTTACCCTGCGTACAGGTTTACGTTTTGAACGCGATGACTTTGTAAAAAACAACAACCTGGCACCACGTGTTACTGCCAGTTGGGATGTGTTAGGTGATGGTGACACAGTATTCACTGCCGGTGCTAACCGTTACTACGGTCGTTCAATGTTGACCTACGCGCTTTATGAAGGTCAAAACGCAGGGCTTAAGCACTGTTACATGATGTGTAACCCAAATAGTGAGCATCAAGATAGCTGGACCACCACGTCAGACTATGAAGGTATGTCTGATCTGAAAACGCCGTACAACGACGAGCTCTCTCTTGGCGTGCAACAAATGTGGCGCAACAGCATTTGGGCCCTAAATTACGTACACCGCTTAGGGAAAGATGAAGTTCGCAGCCGACCGAAATACCCAGGTACCAATGATCCAAATGAAGCACGCATTCGCACCTTCGATAACGGCGGTGAAACAACGCATGACTCGGTTTCTCTAACCGTACGTAACCGTCTTCCGGTTGTGATTGAAAGTGTTCGTAACCAACTGAGTGCATCACTTGTGTGGCAACAAACCCAAAGCAACACTCCTAGCGATATGGGTTACGCATTCTTCGATCCAAATACCAACCTTGATTACGACAAAGTGTGGTACGACGGAAAAATCATTAATGCGGCTGACCTGCCAAGTACTGACTTTAACTCGCCGCTTCGCGCCAATGTTGAGTGGATTGCAGAACTGCCTCAGTACGGCACCACCATCTACAACTTGTGGCAATGGCAACAAGGTCGCGCGCAAGCAACACGCCACGAGAACGACTACGCCGTCGATCCGTCGACAGGTAAACAAGTTCTTAAGTATCAACGTGTCGATTTTGAAGACACTTTCCGCTGGGACGTCAAAGCCGAATGGAAACCAAGTTTTGCTTATGGCGCAGCTATCTCAGCTGAAATCACCAACTTGCTAAACAACGAAAACGCCACTGATTCATTCGTCCATCAAGGCGAAGTCTACCGCGTTTACGAAGCAGGTCGTCAATTCTGGCTACAAGCAAGTTACGACTACTAA
- a CDS encoding ABC transporter ATP-binding protein/permease, giving the protein MNFLSHYWQLVKPFWLSKERLPSLGLLLVIISMTFGSVWLSVQFNQWNGDFYNALQQLDGSSIYRLLGQFALLISSLILVQVYSSYLQKKLLIDWRTWMTKQLTEQWLSDQHHHYHIKLAQTEPDNPDQRIAEDIYLLIDLSLDLLLSFLRSVLTLGSFITILWNLSGEMSFNLAGQEWHIPGYMVWMCIAYTLVGTAITHWIGKPLQRLNFNQQKREADFRAALIERRENSEMIGAQNGEAIERQTLGNTFTFVAQNWYKLMIKERNLGFFTVGYAQVSSLAPIFFALPQFLSGAIQLGGLMQIKMAFMQVSGSLSWFIYSYRDLAKLSATVERLTVFQQKLNDVTLPQQARKPIAPNSLSATLRVQIDRDHSLLTVNNLIVKQGQLVMLKGRSGLGKSSLLRTLSGFWTNYIGEYQRDESIWIPQKIYLSTTSLKALLCYPQEQTLFDDNICTQALNQVGLGSLSSSLDEVAPWANQLSGGEQQRLMFARLLMNKPQLIMLDETTSSLDQHAAKQMITTLKQALPNSAILMVTHQPELWSMADSLIDLDNSQPVALGA; this is encoded by the coding sequence ATGAATTTTCTCTCTCATTACTGGCAGCTAGTAAAACCATTTTGGCTCTCCAAAGAGCGTTTACCGTCGCTAGGCTTACTGTTAGTCATCATTAGCATGACCTTTGGTTCCGTGTGGCTTAGCGTCCAATTTAACCAATGGAATGGCGATTTCTACAACGCATTACAACAGCTTGATGGTTCAAGCATCTATCGCTTACTTGGTCAGTTCGCTCTGCTTATTAGTTCACTGATTTTAGTGCAGGTTTACAGCAGCTATTTGCAGAAAAAACTGCTTATTGACTGGCGCACTTGGATGACCAAGCAACTGACTGAGCAGTGGTTATCCGATCAACATCATCATTACCACATCAAGTTGGCACAAACGGAGCCGGACAACCCGGATCAACGTATTGCTGAAGATATCTATCTACTGATCGATCTGTCGCTCGATCTACTGCTGTCATTCTTACGTTCGGTGCTCACACTCGGCTCATTTATCACCATCTTGTGGAATCTATCCGGTGAGATGAGTTTTAACTTGGCAGGACAAGAGTGGCATATCCCAGGCTACATGGTGTGGATGTGTATCGCTTATACCCTAGTGGGAACCGCTATTACGCATTGGATTGGCAAGCCACTACAAAGACTGAACTTCAATCAACAAAAACGCGAAGCGGATTTTCGTGCAGCACTGATCGAGCGTCGTGAGAACAGTGAAATGATCGGCGCACAAAATGGCGAAGCAATCGAACGCCAAACACTCGGGAATACATTCACCTTTGTCGCGCAAAATTGGTACAAGTTAATGATAAAAGAGCGCAACTTGGGCTTTTTTACCGTGGGTTACGCGCAAGTATCTAGCCTCGCACCTATCTTTTTTGCCCTTCCGCAATTCCTCTCCGGTGCCATTCAGCTAGGTGGACTGATGCAAATTAAAATGGCGTTTATGCAAGTTTCTGGCTCATTGAGTTGGTTTATCTACTCATATCGTGACTTAGCCAAACTAAGTGCCACGGTAGAGCGTTTAACCGTATTTCAGCAAAAACTGAACGACGTCACCCTGCCACAACAAGCAAGAAAGCCGATTGCGCCCAATTCGCTCAGTGCGACGTTACGCGTACAAATTGATCGCGACCACTCACTGCTAACAGTGAACAACCTCATCGTTAAGCAAGGTCAACTTGTGATGCTAAAAGGTCGATCTGGGTTAGGTAAATCCAGTCTGCTGCGAACATTAAGTGGTTTTTGGACCAACTATATCGGTGAATATCAACGTGACGAATCGATTTGGATTCCGCAAAAGATCTACCTCTCAACTACCAGCCTCAAAGCCCTGTTGTGTTACCCACAAGAGCAGACGCTGTTTGATGACAACATCTGTACCCAAGCCCTTAATCAAGTTGGGTTAGGCTCGCTGAGCAGCTCGCTAGACGAAGTAGCCCCTTGGGCTAATCAATTGTCGGGAGGTGAACAGCAACGCCTAATGTTTGCTCGTCTACTTATGAATAAACCACAACTGATCATGCTTGATGAGACTACCTCATCTCTCGATCAGCATGCGGCTAAACAAATGATTACCACCTTAAAACAAGCCTTACCCAACAGCGCCATTCTGATGGTTACCCACCAGCCAGAGCTATGGAGTATGGCGGATTCCTTAATTGATTTAGATAACTCTCAACCTGTTGCACTAGGAGCATAA
- a CDS encoding IS4 family transposase: MSLESQLANTFRSCNTFHHFDKYSDILSPELIQQGFEQAGVATVRRRRLPLEAVLWSVVGMSLFRQQSVWDIANQLDIVLPDKQRFVAPSAVVQARQRLGEEGVKQVFKKMAAHSYQSSNFETWCGLNLLSVDGVVWRTTDTPENHQEFKAQRNQSSENIYPKVRMVCLMELTSHQLIDSAFSDYRTSEMRLAEELIEQTPDQSLTIFDKGYYSLGLLNRWNKVGQERHWMLPVRKDFQYEVVHKYSQSDAIVAIKTSPQARKKFSDLPEIIEARLVSKAIKGKEYQVLTSMRDGLRFPGEDIVELYRYRWEIELGYREMKQTLLDSEYTLRSKRPDMVRQELWGILLAYNLIRQVMTKAASKLDSVWPNQLSFTSSAMAVTQYFAALPLTSPGKLPKHYEVLLQQISMFILPPRREDRSYPRWVKLKPKKYATNRKNASQLN, from the coding sequence ATGTCTTTAGAAAGCCAACTTGCCAATACTTTTCGGTCATGTAATACCTTCCACCACTTTGATAAATACTCTGACATTCTTAGTCCAGAGCTTATCCAGCAAGGTTTTGAGCAAGCTGGTGTAGCAACCGTTAGAAGAAGACGGTTACCTTTAGAAGCCGTACTTTGGTCCGTTGTTGGAATGAGTCTCTTTCGTCAACAATCTGTTTGGGATATTGCTAACCAACTCGATATTGTCTTGCCAGACAAACAACGTTTTGTTGCACCAAGTGCAGTTGTTCAAGCGAGACAGAGATTAGGCGAAGAAGGTGTAAAGCAAGTCTTTAAGAAGATGGCTGCGCATAGCTATCAGTCGTCTAACTTCGAAACTTGGTGTGGACTAAACCTTCTATCTGTCGATGGTGTCGTTTGGAGAACGACAGATACACCCGAAAATCATCAAGAGTTTAAAGCGCAGCGCAATCAATCATCTGAGAATATTTACCCTAAGGTCCGCATGGTTTGCTTGATGGAGCTTACAAGTCATCAGCTAATCGATAGTGCATTCTCTGACTATCGCACCAGCGAAATGCGGCTCGCAGAAGAGCTTATTGAACAAACGCCAGATCAATCACTGACCATTTTTGACAAAGGATATTACTCTTTAGGGCTGCTTAATCGCTGGAACAAAGTAGGTCAAGAAAGGCATTGGATGCTCCCTGTGAGAAAAGACTTTCAGTATGAAGTTGTCCATAAATACAGTCAGAGTGATGCTATCGTTGCTATAAAAACATCACCTCAGGCAAGGAAGAAGTTCAGTGACCTGCCTGAGATAATAGAAGCAAGGTTGGTATCGAAAGCCATTAAAGGTAAGGAGTATCAGGTTCTTACCTCAATGCGTGATGGGTTGCGCTTTCCCGGAGAAGACATTGTAGAGCTCTATCGCTATCGTTGGGAAATCGAATTAGGCTATAGAGAAATGAAGCAAACCTTGCTTGATAGTGAGTATACATTGCGAAGTAAGCGCCCAGATATGGTTAGACAGGAGCTCTGGGGGATTTTGCTAGCCTATAACCTTATAAGGCAGGTTATGACAAAAGCGGCGAGCAAGTTAGATAGCGTTTGGCCGAACCAATTAAGCTTTACGAGTAGTGCCATGGCTGTGACTCAATACTTTGCAGCTTTACCTTTAACGAGTCCAGGGAAACTCCCTAAACACTATGAAGTGCTACTACAGCAAATATCCATGTTTATCCTACCCCCCCGAAGAGAAGATAGAAGTTATCCTCGTTGGGTGAAACTGAAACCCAAGAAATATGCGACAAATAGAAAAAATGCCAGTCAGCTTAACTGA
- a CDS encoding DUF3450 domain-containing protein — translation MSEKVRLFSISQKQTWNSVLLGFAASFLFISASSKAEKIDEVFHQDRVGLKASQQAQKKVEALDDQTLAIVEQYRQVLREQQLADKYNQLLNKQIDQLEAALAEIEAKQTQLRATRMMLGPLLEEMVESLALLVQADAPFLLPERQARVANLKRLLVDASLSEGEKVLSVLDAYQVELSYGYTTESWQGRVDGALVNFVRVGRLGFYYFTPDEKQAAVWQQGWQPLSVDWIEALKQAAEVASGQQLPSLLTLPAINIENK, via the coding sequence ATGTCGGAGAAAGTTAGGTTGTTTTCTATCAGTCAAAAGCAAACTTGGAATAGCGTTCTGCTAGGTTTTGCTGCGAGTTTTTTATTTATTTCGGCGAGTTCTAAAGCGGAAAAAATAGATGAAGTGTTTCATCAAGATCGAGTGGGTTTAAAAGCGAGCCAGCAAGCACAAAAAAAAGTAGAAGCGCTTGATGATCAAACGTTAGCTATCGTAGAGCAGTATCGACAAGTGCTCAGAGAACAGCAGTTAGCCGATAAGTACAACCAATTGCTAAATAAACAAATAGACCAACTTGAAGCTGCGCTCGCTGAAATTGAAGCGAAACAAACCCAATTAAGAGCGACGCGAATGATGCTAGGACCCCTGTTGGAGGAAATGGTTGAGTCATTAGCGCTGTTAGTACAAGCCGATGCACCGTTTTTATTACCAGAGCGACAAGCGAGAGTAGCGAATTTGAAGCGCTTGTTAGTTGATGCCAGTTTGAGTGAGGGAGAGAAAGTTCTTTCCGTACTGGATGCTTACCAAGTTGAACTGAGTTACGGCTATACCACGGAAAGTTGGCAGGGAAGAGTGGATGGTGCATTGGTTAACTTTGTACGCGTTGGTCGCTTGGGGTTCTACTACTTTACTCCTGATGAAAAGCAAGCCGCAGTGTGGCAGCAAGGTTGGCAACCTCTTTCTGTAGATTGGATTGAAGCGTTAAAACAAGCGGCAGAGGTGGCTAGCGGACAGCAATTACCTTCACTTCTTACTCTCCCAGCTATCAATATCGAGAACAAGTAA
- a CDS encoding M16 family metallopeptidase codes for MIKPTLISLALAVALGLTGCQTTTINPPNLAQSEQYQPLPVREDIFQYWLDNDMQVILQPRKTPGVEMRLAVHSGSLQEEEQQRGLAHFVEHMAFKGTTNFPDSQSFKALEAQGINLGSHVNAVTSYNSTIYKLSLPNSARQTTDLGLRILSDWASEISFDPQAFDREREVIVEEWRLRQGVGSRINDQLEALRYEGSRLAERNAIGTIDVIRTAPVEEAIAYYQKWYQPQRMTLVISGSFDNAAVRSQIEALFASKEKGSTPSDPIAWQQFESQPELQVATVFDPENSRRFMQLLLQNDIDTPLNTVEGQWQETLDSLWLAILNQRLAILVANGKLKAAMVAPQSHLLSTERVQYLVIAHPFKHGYDNAFQQLTTELQRLASQPVSETELAFAKQQMLNKVAQQAKHRAGYSNQYLADQLVQADSYQLPMMDKEQQLQLTEAFLDSLTAHDIQQHVAKVLNNTSPKLALIGPDSDQAKVDIRQLPQQWQTIRASQPEPFNLTKPEIDLKVTPQAAGDIVAKNSQVNFGETPVYEYQLSNGMKVVVVSKSDLKGGTQINLRIPGGRSLEAANQLGIVDWAGKLAEQCGYGDYTPHQLTQWSKQHQVSVAPYSELLFHGFSVSSETEQLDDALALLHLKLTQANSCEDKLADMKQSTLQNLSKVPAERIFMDQISLQAFDNGQRLVATVDGDWHQFTAQELTQWREKLYGDPAQMITTIVTNAKPEAIEPSIKRWLASLAANPQPELKPIDRGIEPKSVTEEYTYAIGSSNKAMVQIQYSADHPWSLQQQMQLQLLEQITNNRLRETVRVKASGVYVINMSQMLARDPAPYYLARLNFTTAPNRAHELAKLASRVVEDIQHNGITQAELDQAKKAWAVNQAQQEEYTDYWLAAFSQDSFSAQPYQAVTHSVTMINNATVENVNQLAKQLMNQNQKTFYLLPRQK; via the coding sequence ATGATTAAACCGACCTTAATTTCACTCGCCCTTGCAGTGGCTCTTGGTTTAACAGGCTGCCAAACCACGACTATCAACCCACCTAATCTCGCACAGAGCGAACAATATCAGCCGCTGCCGGTACGCGAAGATATCTTCCAGTATTGGCTCGATAACGATATGCAAGTGATCCTACAACCGAGGAAAACACCAGGCGTAGAAATGCGTCTTGCGGTTCATTCAGGCTCATTGCAGGAGGAAGAGCAACAGCGCGGCTTGGCACACTTTGTCGAGCATATGGCATTTAAAGGCACAACCAATTTCCCTGATAGTCAAAGCTTTAAAGCTCTTGAAGCCCAAGGCATCAACCTTGGCTCACACGTAAATGCCGTCACCAGTTACAACAGCACTATCTATAAACTATCGCTACCAAACTCGGCTCGCCAGACGACTGATTTAGGGTTACGCATCCTCTCAGATTGGGCTAGTGAAATCAGTTTTGACCCACAAGCTTTCGATCGCGAACGTGAAGTTATTGTCGAAGAATGGCGTCTGCGCCAAGGTGTCGGCTCTCGCATTAATGACCAACTTGAGGCGCTACGCTACGAAGGTAGCCGCCTTGCCGAGCGTAACGCGATTGGTACTATCGACGTGATCCGCACTGCGCCTGTCGAAGAAGCCATTGCGTATTACCAAAAGTGGTATCAACCACAGCGTATGACGCTGGTTATCAGTGGCTCCTTTGATAATGCGGCGGTAAGAAGCCAAATCGAAGCCTTATTTGCCAGCAAAGAAAAAGGCAGCACGCCAAGCGACCCTATCGCATGGCAACAATTTGAATCGCAACCTGAGCTGCAAGTCGCCACAGTATTTGACCCAGAAAACAGCCGCCGTTTTATGCAGTTGTTATTGCAAAATGATATCGATACGCCGCTGAACACGGTCGAAGGTCAATGGCAGGAGACGCTCGATTCGTTGTGGCTTGCCATTCTTAATCAGCGACTGGCTATTTTGGTTGCCAATGGCAAGTTAAAAGCCGCAATGGTCGCGCCGCAGAGCCATCTACTCAGTACTGAACGAGTTCAGTATTTGGTCATCGCTCACCCATTTAAACACGGTTATGACAACGCTTTCCAACAGCTTACTACTGAGTTGCAACGCCTCGCGAGCCAACCTGTCAGTGAGACTGAACTGGCGTTTGCGAAACAGCAAATGCTAAATAAAGTCGCGCAACAAGCGAAACATCGTGCTGGTTACTCCAACCAATACCTCGCCGACCAATTGGTGCAAGCCGATAGCTATCAATTGCCAATGATGGATAAAGAGCAGCAATTACAGTTAACAGAAGCCTTTTTGGACTCTTTGACTGCGCACGACATTCAGCAACATGTGGCGAAGGTATTAAACAACACCTCACCAAAACTGGCGCTAATCGGTCCTGATAGTGACCAAGCCAAAGTCGATATCCGTCAATTACCACAGCAGTGGCAAACCATTCGTGCAAGCCAACCTGAGCCGTTTAATCTGACCAAACCGGAAATCGACTTGAAGGTGACACCGCAAGCAGCAGGTGACATTGTGGCTAAAAACTCACAGGTCAACTTTGGTGAAACACCAGTTTATGAGTACCAACTAAGCAATGGTATGAAAGTAGTGGTAGTAAGTAAGTCCGATCTTAAAGGTGGCACGCAAATCAATCTGCGCATTCCAGGAGGTCGCTCACTTGAGGCAGCCAATCAACTGGGCATCGTTGACTGGGCAGGGAAACTCGCAGAGCAATGCGGTTACGGTGACTATACGCCTCACCAACTGACTCAATGGAGTAAGCAACATCAAGTAAGCGTGGCACCTTACAGCGAGTTGCTATTCCATGGTTTCAGCGTTTCTAGTGAAACCGAGCAATTGGATGATGCACTGGCGTTGCTTCACTTGAAACTGACTCAAGCCAATAGCTGTGAGGATAAACTCGCCGACATGAAACAATCGACGCTGCAAAACCTATCAAAAGTGCCTGCCGAACGTATTTTTATGGATCAAATCAGCCTACAAGCGTTCGATAATGGTCAGCGTTTAGTGGCAACCGTGGACGGTGATTGGCATCAGTTTACTGCCCAGGAACTGACGCAATGGCGTGAAAAACTGTATGGCGACCCAGCACAGATGATCACCACCATCGTCACCAATGCAAAGCCAGAAGCGATTGAGCCAAGTATCAAACGTTGGTTGGCATCTCTAGCAGCGAATCCGCAGCCAGAGCTCAAGCCAATTGATCGAGGCATCGAGCCAAAATCTGTCACCGAAGAGTACACCTACGCGATTGGTAGCAGTAATAAAGCCATGGTACAGATCCAATACAGCGCGGATCATCCGTGGTCTTTACAGCAGCAAATGCAGTTGCAACTACTCGAGCAAATCACCAATAACCGCCTGCGTGAAACGGTGCGAGTCAAAGCGTCCGGTGTGTACGTGATTAACATGTCACAAATGCTTGCCCGTGACCCAGCCCCGTACTATCTGGCACGCCTCAACTTTACCACAGCTCCTAACCGAGCCCATGAACTAGCAAAACTTGCCAGCCGTGTCGTTGAGGATATTCAACACAATGGCATCACTCAGGCAGAGTTAGATCAGGCGAAAAAAGCTTGGGCAGTTAACCAAGCCCAACAAGAGGAATACACGGACTACTGGCTAGCCGCTTTCAGCCAAGACAGCTTCTCAGCGCAGCCTTACCAGGCGGTTACGCACAGTGTCACTATGATCAATAACGCCACGGTCGAGAATGTTAACCAGTTAGCCAAGCAGCTAATGAACCAAAATCAGAAAACGTTCTATTTGCTGCCACGTCAGAAATAA